One part of the Nocardioides zeae genome encodes these proteins:
- a CDS encoding DUF4446 family protein, translating into MWIVVVLALALAAASLGVAVAALRRTARPTPDADVPADVLGLRQEVATLRSEAAGSLRHLAVVRYDAHGDMGGHLSWSLALLDDTGSGAVVTSIHGRSEARTYAKTVSAWSSEQQLSPEEAEAIGAARP; encoded by the coding sequence GTGTGGATCGTCGTCGTGCTCGCCCTCGCCCTCGCCGCTGCCAGCCTCGGGGTGGCGGTGGCGGCGCTGCGGCGTACGGCGCGTCCCACCCCCGACGCGGACGTGCCGGCCGACGTGCTCGGCCTCCGGCAGGAGGTCGCGACGCTGCGGTCGGAGGCCGCGGGATCGCTGCGGCACCTCGCGGTGGTGCGGTACGACGCGCACGGCGACATGGGCGGGCACCTGTCGTGGAGCCTCGCCCTGCTCGACGACACGGGCTCCGGCGCGGTCGTGACCTCCATCCACGGGCGCAGCGAGGCCCGCACCTACGCGAAGACCGTCAGCGCCTGGAGCAGCGAGCAGCAGCTCTCGCCGGAGGAGGCGGAGGCGATCGGCGCGGCCCGGCCGTGA
- a CDS encoding GAF and ANTAR domain-containing protein yields the protein MNDLSRRMAELARDLDGTRGTADTADQAVRAAVETIPSCTGAGLTMLHRDGTLETVAATDDAVLKGDRLQYELGEGPCVQAIRDDAVVHSADLAADDRWPRWVEQVVPDLGARSMLAVRLWTRRDDIGALNLYSTEVGGFDHDERETALTLAAHTAVAIAASSDVDDLHAAMERRTRIGAAIGIVMERHGLTQPVAFEVLRRLSQEQNRKLHELAGEVVGGGRLTGD from the coding sequence ATGAACGATCTCAGCCGCCGGATGGCCGAGCTGGCGCGGGACCTCGACGGGACGCGCGGCACCGCGGACACCGCCGACCAGGCGGTGCGCGCAGCGGTGGAGACGATCCCGTCCTGCACCGGTGCGGGCCTGACGATGCTCCACCGCGACGGCACCCTCGAGACGGTCGCGGCCACCGACGACGCGGTGCTCAAGGGCGACCGCCTCCAGTACGAGCTGGGCGAGGGCCCCTGCGTCCAGGCCATCCGCGACGACGCCGTCGTGCACTCCGCCGACCTCGCGGCCGACGACCGCTGGCCCCGGTGGGTGGAGCAGGTGGTGCCCGACCTCGGGGCGCGCTCGATGCTCGCCGTACGGCTGTGGACGCGGCGCGACGACATCGGCGCCCTCAACCTCTACTCGACCGAGGTCGGGGGCTTCGACCACGACGAGCGGGAGACCGCCCTCACCCTTGCTGCGCACACCGCCGTCGCCATCGCGGCGTCCTCCGACGTGGACGACCTCCACGCCGCGATGGAGCGCCGCACCCGGATCGGCGCGGCGATCGGCATCGTCATGGAGCGGCACGGCCTCACCCAGCCGGTGGCCTTCGAGGTGCTGCGCCGCCTCTCCCAGGAGCAGAACCGCAAGCTCCACGAGCTCGCGGGCGAGGTCGTGGGGGGCGGTCGGCTCACCGGCGACTGA
- a CDS encoding GAF and ANTAR domain-containing protein, translating into MRVSDLGRRMAELALELHDLRGVDATREQLVAASRDLLPSCTEATLAVLGSDGSLSNVAATDPRVRRADELQQVLDEGPALDALRGEALVHSYDLAAESRWPDWSSEIAGDLGVRSLLSLRLATQRDEVGVLTLYSDAVGGFGHEERESAQVLATHGAVALAAAHDVERMLDAMTRRTRIGAAMGIVMERFELEETVAFEVLRRLSQEQNRKLVDIADELVREREVDGLGPPRRD; encoded by the coding sequence GTGCGCGTGTCGGACCTCGGTCGACGAATGGCGGAGCTCGCCCTCGAGCTGCACGACCTGCGAGGGGTGGACGCCACCCGGGAGCAGCTGGTGGCCGCGTCCCGCGACCTGCTGCCCTCCTGCACCGAGGCCACTCTCGCCGTGCTCGGCTCCGACGGCTCGCTGAGCAACGTCGCCGCCACCGACCCGCGCGTGCGCCGCGCCGACGAGCTGCAGCAGGTGCTCGACGAGGGCCCCGCGCTCGACGCCCTGCGCGGCGAGGCGCTGGTGCACTCCTACGACCTGGCGGCGGAGAGCCGCTGGCCGGACTGGTCGAGCGAGATCGCCGGTGACCTCGGGGTCCGTTCCCTGCTGAGCCTGCGCCTCGCGACGCAGCGCGACGAGGTGGGCGTGCTGACGCTCTACTCCGACGCCGTCGGCGGCTTCGGGCACGAGGAGCGGGAGAGCGCCCAGGTCCTCGCCACCCACGGCGCCGTGGCCCTCGCCGCCGCCCACGACGTCGAGCGGATGCTCGACGCCATGACCCGCCGCACCCGCATCGGCGCGGCGATGGGCATCGTCATGGAGCGCTTCGAGCTCGAGGAGACCGTGGCGTTCGAGGTGCTCCGCCGGCTGTCGCAGGAGCAGAACCGCAAGCTCGTCGACATCGCCGACGAGCTCGTCCGCGAGCGCGAGGTCGACGGGCTGGGCCCGCCGCGGCGGGACTGA
- a CDS encoding YegS/Rv2252/BmrU family lipid kinase: protein MLDRSRTLLLGWAAVCLVLLAGLGAAVTSGWGPLVGLDDRGEGVQSWRTDVDWLRDLLAGVELVFGTVGVTIMTVVLALALVRTQRRAAIYVVVVMLATALATTAIKLVVGRPRPDWQDVVGTLTSKSFPSGHVSSVTALAGVCLVLSVMVVRRKTVRRVVVAVGVLLVVVVALDRVLLGRHYPTDTVGGALLGAAMVLAGLALYSPLPRSIAVRAEPLPEVYSSERRLAVVLNPIKVEDVEVFRTVVTRLATEAGWSEPDWYLTTIEDPGTGMAHAAATAGADLVLVCGGDGTVREVCAELAGTGVPVGIIPAGTGNLLARNLDIPLYLRSAIDVGLNGQDRAIDLVHVGGDGIEDTHFMVMAGMGFDAAIMEGVNEDIKKKVGWLAYVLSGMKSLMFPAVKVDITVDGGETTTHRARTVVVGNVGYLQAGMPLLPDATIDDGMLDVVLLHPRRFWSWIPLATRVLFKRQRTDDTINRFRGRSIVVRAHTDTPRQLDGDSIGSGRELRMECIHGRLLVRVPR, encoded by the coding sequence ATGCTCGACCGTTCCCGCACGTTGCTGCTCGGCTGGGCGGCCGTCTGCCTCGTGCTGCTCGCCGGGCTGGGCGCGGCCGTCACGAGCGGGTGGGGTCCTCTGGTCGGGCTCGACGACCGGGGCGAGGGGGTGCAGTCGTGGCGGACGGACGTCGACTGGCTGCGCGACCTGCTGGCCGGGGTGGAGCTGGTCTTCGGCACCGTCGGGGTGACGATCATGACCGTCGTGCTGGCGCTCGCGCTGGTGCGCACGCAGCGCCGGGCCGCGATCTACGTCGTCGTCGTCATGCTGGCGACGGCCCTGGCGACGACCGCGATCAAGCTGGTCGTCGGGCGCCCGCGACCGGACTGGCAGGACGTGGTCGGCACCCTCACCAGCAAGTCGTTCCCCTCCGGCCACGTGTCGTCCGTGACGGCGCTGGCGGGCGTCTGCCTCGTGCTGTCGGTGATGGTGGTGCGCCGCAAGACCGTACGGCGCGTGGTCGTCGCCGTCGGCGTGCTGCTCGTCGTCGTGGTCGCGCTCGACCGGGTGCTGCTCGGCCGCCACTACCCGACGGACACCGTCGGCGGGGCGCTGCTCGGCGCCGCGATGGTGCTCGCCGGACTCGCCCTCTACTCGCCGCTGCCGCGCAGCATCGCGGTGCGGGCGGAGCCGCTGCCGGAGGTCTACTCCTCCGAGCGCCGCCTCGCGGTCGTGCTCAACCCGATCAAGGTCGAGGACGTCGAGGTGTTCCGCACGGTGGTGACCCGCCTCGCGACGGAGGCGGGCTGGTCGGAACCGGACTGGTACCTCACGACCATCGAGGACCCCGGCACGGGCATGGCGCACGCCGCCGCCACCGCCGGGGCCGACCTCGTGCTCGTCTGCGGCGGCGACGGCACCGTGCGGGAGGTCTGCGCGGAGCTGGCCGGCACCGGCGTGCCCGTCGGCATCATCCCCGCGGGCACCGGCAACCTGCTGGCCCGCAACCTCGACATCCCGCTCTACCTGCGCTCCGCGATCGACGTCGGCCTCAACGGCCAGGACCGGGCGATCGACCTCGTCCACGTCGGCGGCGACGGCATCGAGGACACCCACTTCATGGTGATGGCCGGCATGGGCTTCGACGCCGCGATCATGGAGGGCGTCAACGAGGACATCAAGAAGAAGGTCGGCTGGCTGGCCTACGTGCTCTCGGGCATGAAGTCGCTCATGTTCCCCGCCGTCAAGGTCGACATCACCGTCGACGGCGGCGAGACGACGACCCACCGCGCCCGCACCGTCGTCGTGGGCAACGTCGGCTACCTCCAGGCCGGCATGCCGCTCCTGCCCGACGCGACCATCGACGACGGGATGCTCGACGTCGTGCTGCTGCACCCGCGCCGCTTCTGGTCGTGGATCCCGCTCGCCACGCGCGTGCTCTTCAAGCGCCAGCGCACCGACGACACCATCAACCGCTTCCGGGGCCGCTCCATCGTCGTGCGCGCCCACACCGACACCCCGCGCCAGCTCGACGGCGACTCGATCGGCTCGGGCCGCGAGCTGCGCATGGAGTGCATCCACGGGCGGCTGCTCGTGCGCGTGCCGCGCTGA
- a CDS encoding mannose-1-phosphate guanylyltransferase, which yields MTGNERFWAVIPAGGAGTRLWPVSRAGRPKFLHDLTRSGRSLLQQTWDRVQPLAGERVLVVTGTAHRDAVVSQLPDLPADQLLAEPTPRDSMAAIGLAAAVLEARDPEAVLGSFAADQVIHDVDGFTACVSEAVALAAAREVVVTIGIEPTHPSTAFGYIRSGDLVDPAGGGTARVVQEFVEKPDAERAAAYLATGQYRWNGGMFVVRARVLLDLLAANHPDLAAGLREIAADPTRLDERWPGLEKIAIDHAVAEPAAEQGVVATVPGTFDWDDVGDFDALAGLLGADTEDGDPGSGLAVLGDPARVRTIDASGIVVADGQRDIAVVGLDDVVVVDTGDALLVTTRARAQDVKKIVEGLKADRRTELL from the coding sequence ATGACGGGCAACGAGCGGTTCTGGGCGGTCATCCCCGCGGGCGGCGCCGGCACACGGCTGTGGCCGGTGTCGCGGGCGGGTCGCCCCAAGTTCCTCCACGACCTCACCCGCTCGGGCCGCTCGCTCCTGCAGCAGACCTGGGACCGCGTGCAGCCCCTGGCCGGCGAGCGCGTGCTCGTCGTCACCGGCACGGCCCACCGGGACGCCGTCGTCTCCCAGCTGCCCGACCTGCCCGCCGACCAGCTCCTCGCCGAGCCCACGCCGCGCGACTCGATGGCCGCGATCGGCCTCGCCGCCGCGGTGCTCGAGGCCCGCGACCCCGAGGCCGTGCTCGGCTCGTTCGCCGCCGACCAGGTGATCCACGACGTCGACGGCTTCACGGCCTGCGTGTCCGAGGCCGTGGCGCTCGCCGCCGCCCGCGAGGTCGTCGTCACGATCGGCATCGAGCCCACCCACCCCTCCACGGCGTTCGGCTACATCCGCTCGGGCGACCTCGTGGACCCCGCGGGCGGCGGCACCGCCCGGGTCGTCCAGGAGTTCGTCGAGAAGCCCGACGCGGAGCGGGCCGCGGCGTACCTGGCGACGGGGCAGTACCGCTGGAACGGCGGCATGTTCGTCGTCCGCGCGCGGGTGCTGCTCGACCTGCTGGCGGCGAACCACCCCGACCTGGCCGCGGGCCTCCGGGAGATCGCGGCCGATCCGACGCGCCTCGACGAGCGGTGGCCGGGCCTCGAGAAGATCGCCATCGACCACGCCGTCGCGGAGCCGGCGGCCGAGCAGGGCGTCGTCGCGACGGTCCCCGGCACGTTCGACTGGGACGACGTCGGCGACTTCGACGCCCTGGCCGGGCTGCTCGGGGCCGACACCGAGGACGGCGACCCGGGCAGCGGCCTCGCCGTGCTGGGCGACCCCGCGCGGGTGCGCACCATCGACGCCTCGGGCATCGTCGTGGCCGACGGCCAGCGCGACATCGCGGTCGTGGGCCTCGACGACGTGGTGGTGGTCGACACCGGCGACGCGCTCCTCGTGACGACGCGCGCCCGCGCGCAGGACGTGAAGAAGATCGTCGAGGGCCTCAAGGCGGACCGCCGCACCGAGCTGCTCTGA
- the serS gene encoding serine--tRNA ligase — MIDPRLLRDDPDRIRAAQAKRGLSDEVVDVALTADRTRRDAIAVFEAKRAEQKQVGKLIPKAAPEEKQELLARTKTLAAEVKAAEEQQKAAEAAWQDALLSIPNPAADATPAGGEDDFVVLEEVGTPRDFAAEGFKPRDHVELGRLLGAIDIERGAKVSGSRFYFLTGVGAQLERALVNMAMDQAHESGFTEVIPPALVKPEAMAGTGFLGQAADDVYRIEGQDMYLVGTSEVPMAAYHADEILDAGSLPLRYAAFSPCYRKEAGSHGRDTRGIIRVHWFDKVEMFVYTTLEDAEAEHQRLLGWEKAFLDKLELAYRVIDVAAGDLGLSAQRKFDCEAWIPTQGKYRELTSTSNCTDFQTRRLDTRGRFADGTKPIATLNGTLCAMTRTIVAILETHQLPDGSVRVPAALRPYLGGREVLEVVGA, encoded by the coding sequence ATGATCGACCCCCGCCTGCTCCGTGACGACCCCGACCGCATCCGTGCCGCCCAGGCCAAGCGGGGGCTCTCCGACGAGGTCGTCGACGTCGCGCTGACGGCCGACCGCACCCGTCGCGACGCGATCGCGGTGTTCGAGGCCAAGCGGGCGGAGCAGAAGCAGGTCGGCAAGCTGATCCCGAAGGCCGCGCCCGAGGAGAAGCAGGAGCTGCTCGCCCGCACCAAGACGCTCGCCGCCGAGGTGAAGGCGGCCGAGGAGCAGCAGAAGGCCGCCGAGGCCGCCTGGCAGGACGCGCTGCTCTCCATCCCGAACCCCGCCGCCGACGCGACGCCGGCGGGCGGCGAGGACGACTTCGTCGTGCTCGAGGAGGTCGGCACGCCGCGGGACTTCGCCGCTGAGGGCTTCAAGCCGCGGGACCACGTCGAGCTCGGCCGGCTGCTGGGCGCGATCGACATCGAGCGGGGCGCCAAGGTCTCGGGCAGCCGGTTCTACTTCCTCACCGGCGTCGGGGCGCAGCTGGAGCGAGCCCTCGTCAACATGGCGATGGACCAGGCGCACGAGTCGGGCTTCACCGAGGTCATCCCGCCCGCGCTCGTGAAGCCGGAGGCCATGGCGGGCACGGGCTTCCTCGGCCAGGCGGCCGACGACGTCTACCGCATCGAGGGCCAGGACATGTACCTCGTCGGCACCTCCGAGGTGCCGATGGCGGCCTACCACGCCGACGAGATCCTCGACGCCGGCTCGCTGCCGCTCCGGTACGCCGCGTTCAGCCCCTGCTACCGCAAGGAGGCCGGCTCGCACGGCCGCGACACCCGGGGCATCATCCGGGTGCACTGGTTCGACAAGGTCGAGATGTTCGTCTACACGACGCTCGAGGACGCCGAGGCCGAGCACCAGCGCCTGCTGGGCTGGGAGAAGGCGTTTCTCGACAAGCTCGAGCTGGCCTACCGGGTCATCGACGTCGCCGCGGGCGACCTCGGCCTCAGCGCCCAGCGCAAGTTCGACTGCGAGGCGTGGATCCCGACGCAGGGCAAGTACCGCGAGCTGACGTCGACGTCGAACTGCACCGACTTCCAGACGCGGCGCCTCGACACGCGCGGACGGTTCGCGGACGGCACGAAGCCGATCGCCACGCTCAACGGCACGCTGTGCGCGATGACGCGCACCATCGTGGCGATCCTCGAGACCCACCAGCTGCCCGACGGCAGCGTCCGGGTGCCCGCTGCGCTCCGCCCCTACCTCGGCGGGCGCGAGGTCCTCGAGGTGGTCGGTGCCTGA
- a CDS encoding HAD family hydrolase, with protein sequence MPEPGWRPRLVALDIDGTLLRWVDGSGTPHEEVSPAVVAAIGRAMDAGAHVVLSSGRSVHAMTPVADLLGLRGQETPSGDDRLWIVASNGAVLSRYAPLEVVHEETFDARDAVRAVLEQQPTALIAVEDRGGQGYHVSRPFPEGELDGELVVTDLDDMVAKPVSRVIVRDPQATAEEFVEMAGRLGLQGTDYVVGWTAWLDLTPVGVSKASGLDHVCADLGLEAADVLAIGDGRNDVEMLAWAGRGVAMGQAVQVVRDAADAVTGTVDDDGAAVEIDRWFG encoded by the coding sequence GTGCCTGAGCCCGGGTGGCGCCCCCGCCTCGTCGCGCTCGACATCGACGGCACGCTGCTGCGCTGGGTCGACGGCTCCGGCACGCCCCACGAGGAGGTGAGCCCCGCGGTCGTCGCGGCCATCGGCCGGGCGATGGACGCCGGCGCCCACGTCGTGCTGTCCAGCGGCCGCTCGGTGCACGCGATGACGCCCGTGGCCGACCTCCTGGGCCTGCGGGGCCAGGAGACGCCGAGCGGCGACGACCGGTTGTGGATCGTGGCGTCGAACGGCGCCGTGCTCAGCCGGTACGCCCCCCTCGAGGTGGTGCACGAGGAGACCTTCGACGCGCGCGACGCCGTGCGGGCCGTGCTCGAGCAGCAGCCGACCGCGCTGATCGCGGTCGAGGACCGCGGCGGGCAGGGCTACCACGTGAGCCGCCCGTTCCCGGAGGGCGAGCTGGACGGCGAGCTCGTCGTCACCGACCTCGACGACATGGTCGCGAAGCCCGTCAGCCGCGTCATCGTGCGGGACCCGCAGGCGACCGCGGAGGAGTTCGTGGAGATGGCGGGTCGGCTGGGCCTGCAGGGCACCGACTACGTCGTCGGCTGGACGGCGTGGCTCGACCTCACGCCGGTGGGGGTCTCCAAGGCCTCCGGCCTCGACCACGTGTGCGCCGACCTCGGTCTCGAGGCCGCCGACGTGCTCGCGATCGGCGACGGCCGCAACGACGTCGAGATGCTGGCGTGGGCCGGCCGGGGCGTCGCGATGGGCCAGGCGGTCCAGGTGGTGCGCGACGCGGCCGACGCGGTGACCGGCACCGTCGACGACGACGGTGCGGCGGTCGAGATCGACCGCTGGTTCGGCTGA
- a CDS encoding HAD family hydrolase gives MTRRPRLVATDLDGTLLGADGRVSDRTRAVLVALEEEHDVPVVFVTGRPVRWMEDLWVDVGGHGLAICSNGGIVFDVAAREVRDAFAIAPATLLDVADRVRAAVPGTMFALETLTGFAHEPEWRPRPGGGRPHRGPEPVVAPLAELVADDAPACVKLLARHDEADPEDYWRALDATVGDLATVTWSSTTALVEISARGVTKATTLATLCAELGVEAADVVAFGDMPNDVPMLTWVGRSWAMADAHPDAVAAADAVAGRHDEDGVAATLAALFGLAGWAGADDQSPGGPR, from the coding sequence GTGACCCGCCGCCCCCGCCTCGTCGCGACCGACCTCGACGGCACGCTGCTCGGCGCCGACGGCCGGGTCAGCGACCGCACGCGTGCGGTGCTCGTGGCCCTCGAGGAGGAGCACGACGTGCCCGTCGTGTTCGTCACCGGCCGTCCCGTCCGCTGGATGGAGGACCTCTGGGTGGACGTCGGTGGCCACGGCCTCGCCATCTGCTCCAACGGCGGCATCGTCTTCGACGTGGCGGCCCGGGAGGTGCGCGACGCCTTCGCCATCGCCCCGGCGACCCTCCTCGACGTCGCCGACCGGGTCCGCGCCGCGGTCCCGGGCACGATGTTCGCCCTCGAGACGCTGACGGGCTTCGCGCACGAGCCGGAGTGGCGGCCGCGCCCCGGCGGTGGCCGGCCGCACCGGGGCCCCGAGCCCGTCGTGGCCCCGCTCGCGGAGCTCGTCGCGGACGACGCACCCGCCTGCGTCAAGCTCCTCGCCCGGCACGACGAGGCCGACCCGGAGGACTACTGGCGCGCCCTCGACGCCACCGTCGGTGACCTCGCCACCGTGACCTGGTCGTCGACCACCGCGCTCGTGGAGATCAGCGCCCGCGGCGTCACCAAGGCCACCACGCTCGCCACCCTCTGCGCCGAGCTCGGCGTGGAGGCGGCGGACGTCGTCGCCTTCGGCGACATGCCCAACGACGTGCCGATGCTGACCTGGGTCGGACGCTCCTGGGCCATGGCGGACGCGCACCCCGACGCCGTCGCCGCGGCCGACGCCGTGGCCGGCCGCCACGACGAGGACGGGGTCGCAGCCACCTTGGCCGCGCTGTTCGGTCTGGCAGGATGGGCCGGCGCCGACGACCAGAGCCCAGGAGGACCCCGATGA
- a CDS encoding bacterial proteasome activator family protein — MSDEAQDGQQQDQADQVVIIGPDGQPVGTVPASALAGRVATADDADGSDGSDGETHPRDLVEQPAKVMRIGSMIRQLLEEVKAAPLDEASRNRLKEIHQSSIKELEAGLAPELVEELQRLSLPFAEGTPSDAELRIAQAQLVGWLEGLFHGIQTAIYAQQMAARAQLEQMRRALPGGQGAPGVPGPVRGDEGEAPRSGGMYL, encoded by the coding sequence ATGAGCGACGAGGCGCAGGACGGGCAGCAGCAGGACCAGGCCGACCAGGTCGTCATCATCGGTCCCGACGGCCAGCCCGTCGGCACCGTGCCGGCCAGCGCGCTCGCGGGCCGCGTGGCGACCGCGGACGACGCCGACGGGTCCGACGGGTCCGACGGCGAGACCCACCCGCGCGACCTGGTCGAGCAGCCCGCCAAGGTCATGCGCATCGGCAGCATGATCCGCCAGCTGCTGGAGGAGGTGAAGGCCGCGCCGCTCGACGAGGCCAGCCGCAACCGCCTCAAGGAGATCCACCAGTCGTCCATCAAGGAGCTCGAGGCGGGCCTGGCGCCGGAGCTGGTCGAGGAGCTGCAGCGGCTCTCGCTGCCGTTCGCGGAGGGCACCCCGAGCGACGCCGAGCTCCGCATCGCCCAGGCGCAGCTCGTGGGCTGGCTCGAGGGCCTGTTCCACGGGATCCAGACGGCGATCTACGCCCAGCAGATGGCGGCCCGGGCCCAGCTCGAGCAGATGCGGCGGGCCCTGCCCGGCGGTCAGGGCGCGCCGGGTGTCCCCGGCCCGGTCCGGGGCGACGAGGGCGAGGCGCCGCGGTCGGGCGGCATGTATCTCTGA
- a CDS encoding NAD(P)H-quinone oxidoreductase: protein MRAVIAPEPGGPEALVLTERPDPEPGPGEVLLEVAATAVNRADLLQRQGFYPPPPGASDVLGLECSGTVVALGDGVAADGRWSVGDEVCALLAGGGYATHVVVPAGQLMPLPPGVDLVTAAALPEVACTVWSNVVTVGGLAAGDTFLVHGGAGGIGTFAIQLASALGARVFTTAGSAEKRAFCEELGAERAIDYREEDFVAVLKEAGGADVVLDNMGAKYLGRNVDALATEGRLVVIGMQGGAKGELDLGRLLAKRASVHATSLRARPVDEKTAICAAVAEHVWPLVGSGAVRPIVHATLPLDRAAEAHGLLEASSHSGKVLLTPQ, encoded by the coding sequence ATGCGTGCTGTCATCGCCCCCGAGCCGGGAGGGCCCGAGGCCCTCGTCCTGACCGAGCGCCCCGACCCCGAGCCGGGTCCGGGCGAGGTGCTCCTGGAGGTCGCCGCCACCGCCGTCAACCGCGCCGACCTGCTGCAGCGGCAGGGGTTCTATCCGCCGCCGCCCGGCGCGAGCGACGTGCTCGGGCTCGAGTGCAGCGGCACCGTCGTCGCGCTGGGCGACGGCGTCGCGGCGGACGGCCGCTGGTCGGTCGGCGACGAGGTGTGCGCGCTGCTGGCGGGCGGAGGCTACGCCACCCACGTCGTCGTCCCCGCCGGCCAGCTCATGCCGCTGCCGCCGGGCGTCGACCTCGTCACCGCGGCCGCGTTGCCCGAGGTGGCCTGCACCGTCTGGTCGAACGTGGTGACCGTCGGCGGGCTCGCCGCGGGCGACACCTTCCTCGTGCACGGCGGGGCCGGCGGCATCGGCACGTTCGCCATCCAGCTCGCCAGCGCCCTCGGGGCCCGGGTGTTCACGACGGCCGGCTCGGCCGAGAAGCGGGCGTTCTGCGAGGAGCTCGGCGCCGAGCGCGCGATCGACTACCGCGAGGAGGACTTCGTCGCGGTGCTGAAGGAGGCCGGCGGGGCGGACGTCGTGCTCGACAACATGGGCGCGAAGTACCTGGGCCGCAACGTCGACGCCCTCGCCACGGAGGGACGGCTCGTCGTCATCGGCATGCAGGGCGGCGCCAAGGGCGAGCTCGACCTCGGTCGCCTGCTCGCCAAGCGCGCGTCGGTGCACGCCACCTCGCTGCGGGCCCGGCCCGTCGACGAGAAGACGGCCATCTGCGCCGCGGTCGCCGAGCACGTGTGGCCCCTCGTGGGCTCCGGGGCGGTGCGCCCGATCGTGCACGCGACGCTGCCGCTCGACCGCGCCGCGGAGGCGCACGGCCTGCTCGAGGCGTCGTCCCACTCCGGCAAGGTGCTCCTGACCCCTCAGTAG
- a CDS encoding carbon-nitrogen hydrolase family protein: MRVALVQEASDLDPAVNRDRLAARVAEAGPEVDLVVLPEVFARDFGKAGSDVSAHAETLEGPFVTAAVAAAGATGTTVVAGMFERSDDPGRPFNTLVVVDGGGVRASYRKIHLYDSFGYRESDRLLAGPMAPVTVDVAGFRLGLLTCYDLRFPELARTLVVDHGAEVLVCPAAWVAGEGKVRHWSTLAAARAIENTAYVAATGQPAPRYSGHSVLLDPLGAVVAEAGPDAEVLVGEVRRSVLEDARRTNPSLANRRL; this comes from the coding sequence ATGCGTGTCGCGCTCGTGCAGGAGGCCTCCGACCTCGACCCGGCGGTGAACCGCGACCGGCTCGCCGCCCGTGTCGCCGAGGCGGGCCCGGAGGTCGACCTCGTCGTGCTGCCGGAGGTCTTCGCCCGCGACTTCGGCAAGGCCGGCTCCGACGTCTCCGCGCACGCCGAGACCCTCGAGGGTCCGTTCGTCACCGCTGCCGTCGCCGCGGCCGGTGCGACGGGCACGACCGTCGTCGCCGGGATGTTCGAGCGCTCGGACGACCCGGGCCGCCCGTTCAACACGCTGGTGGTGGTCGACGGCGGGGGCGTGCGCGCGTCGTACCGCAAGATCCACCTCTACGACTCCTTCGGCTACCGGGAGTCCGACCGGCTGCTCGCCGGCCCGATGGCGCCGGTGACCGTCGACGTCGCGGGGTTCCGGCTGGGCCTGCTGACCTGCTACGACCTGCGCTTCCCGGAGCTCGCCCGCACGCTCGTCGTCGACCACGGCGCCGAGGTGCTCGTCTGCCCGGCGGCCTGGGTGGCCGGGGAGGGCAAGGTCCGGCACTGGAGCACGCTCGCGGCGGCCCGCGCGATCGAGAACACCGCGTACGTCGCGGCGACCGGCCAGCCCGCTCCGCGCTACAGCGGCCACTCGGTGCTGCTCGACCCGCTGGGGGCCGTGGTGGCGGAGGCGGGCCCCGACGCCGAGGTGCTCGTGGGGGAGGTGCGGCGGTCCGTGCTCGAGGACGCCCGCCGCACGAATCCGTCGCTGGCCAACCGGCGGCTGTAG
- a CDS encoding biotin/lipoyl-binding carrier protein: MARKQVVEVVAEMVASVVEVGCAVGDDVTPLSTVLLLESMKMEIPVHPEQAGRVREIKVAPGDVIQEGDVLVVLDPA, from the coding sequence ATGGCTCGCAAGCAGGTCGTGGAGGTCGTCGCCGAGATGGTGGCGTCGGTGGTCGAGGTCGGCTGCGCGGTCGGTGACGACGTCACCCCGCTGAGCACCGTGCTGCTGCTGGAGTCCATGAAGATGGAGATCCCCGTGCACCCCGAGCAGGCCGGTCGGGTGCGCGAGATCAAGGTGGCGCCGGGCGACGTCATCCAGGAGGGCGACGTGCTCGTGGTGCTCGACCCCGCCTGA